One stretch of Cytophagia bacterium CHB2 DNA includes these proteins:
- a CDS encoding response regulator: MSDERDKILLVDDEPEGVFGLETLLGDTYQLFTAATGEQAWAILQEEDIAVALVDLTLADLDGLQLLQRMQKKLLGTELIMVTGYASIDTAVDAMRLGAYD, from the coding sequence GTGAGCGACGAGCGCGACAAAATTTTGCTGGTAGACGACGAGCCGGAAGGCGTCTTTGGCCTTGAAACGTTGCTGGGCGACACCTACCAACTTTTCACCGCCGCCACCGGCGAGCAAGCCTGGGCGATTCTGCAGGAAGAAGATATTGCCGTGGCGTTGGTCGATTTGACTCTGGCTGATCTCGACGGCTTGCAGCTTTTGCAGCGCATGCAGAAAAAATTGCTGGGCACGGAATTGATCATGGTCACCGGCTATGCCAGCATTGACACGGCGGTTGATGCCATGCGTTTGGGCGCCTACGAT